The nucleotide sequence GTTGCGGCGCTCGGGCCGACGCCCCCCCTTGGCATCGCGTTTGTTTCCCAGCATGACTCATTCCAGAGACATGCCTGCAGCGTGGCGCCTGCCAGAAATATGAAGTGAACATACAGTAAATGTTTAGGTGCAGAGGAGGGCCACCTGTGAGACCCTTTCTAAAATGTGCTCACAGTTGGGAATCGCTAACATTCCACTAGTGTTAATTGCCTGAGTTCGTCAAGTTGGATTTGCGCCTCAGCATTGATTGGCACTAAACACTGGCTCGCAATGTAAACTCTGCATATTTCTTTAACAAAGTGATGACATATTTAGCGGAGAGCTCCATGTCAAGATGAGTAAAAGTATGAATGCAAGACACCCGCTGTAATTATCATGTCTCTCCCATAAAATCTCAGATAAATCAACAAAGCAGTGGTTACATCATGTTGGACTTGGGCAATGGTTGAGCACACATAACATTTGTAGActttattaatttgttttacaaagcaGCCCATATTTGAAATAGGAGACCTTTGTTATGGGAAAGATTAGCTCAATATAGAACTGGTAGTTGTAGTCGCAGTCGTAGTCGTAGTAGAAGTGTTAGTTGTCGTAGTCGTAGTAGAAGTGTTAGTTGTCGTAGTCGTAGTAGAAGTGTTAGTAGTCGTAGTCGTAGTAGAAGtgtttgtagttgtagtagaagtgtttgtagtcgtagtagttgtgttagtagtcgtagtagaagtgtttgtagttgtagtagaagtgtttgtagtcgtagtagttgtgttagtagtcgtagtagaagtgttagtaggagtagtggtagtattagtggtagtagaatTAGTAGGGGTAGtaggagtagtggtagtagaatAAGTAGGGGGTGGGTAGTAGGAGTAGTgatagtattagtggtagtagaatTAGTAGGGGTAGtaggagtagtggtagtagaatAAGTAGGGGGTGGGTAGTAGGAGTAGTgatagtattagtggtagtagaatTAGTAGGGGGGTAGTaggagtagtggtagtattagtggtgGTAGAATTAGTAGGGGGTATAGTAGGAGAAGTGggagtattagtggtagtagaattagtaaaaaaaaaaatgctggacATCATTAGGAAAAGTCGGacacctccaaagcaagcaagcctgtcgcaaCCGGGAACGATCATTTTTTAGCACtaaatcgaaaaaaaaaaacgtatgccagaaatatgaaaGGACAGCctcaactttcagcattagctttgatggcaatagaaaaggaggaaagaaaggaggatggatattgtataCAGTAAaaagtgagtaaaatatggctatattactaaataatatttcaattgtatgaggttattattgatgaactTTTacgtgtcgcagctgtagctgcagtagaggatttatagccataaaatagtttttgagggttggattgattcgctgaAGGCGCAGCTAGAAAATGCATGGACTACTACTGGTAGAATCAGTAGGTGGAATAGTTGGAGTAGTGGTAGtacaatttcccaaaattgtcTGTTGAAATAATGTCCCCTGTAATGAATAATTGAACTCCAAATACAAATTGGCTCTTTATGCGTTCATTGTAACATTAACCCAGGTTTGAAACCCTTTTTTTGGTAGCATAACCATGGGTTGAAAACCTGAACAGCTTTAGTTAAGGCATGTGGATAACAAGtaaggttcaaatccaggtgcaGGTATGAAAGTTTTAAGTGTCCAAGTAATTGTATTGTTTACTTTGCTTAATTAAATTGTCTAAATGTGTTGTTACCACTTGGTGCAATATTGTCACTTCTCAGTAAATGTTTTTGCAGCCTTCTGTATGTTTTTCTGTTCATTGTTTTTTAGTTGTTGTCTGAACCCAGAGTCCAAGTCTTTTAGGTTTTTGCTTCGTTTACGTCTCTCATTTAATCACTTAATTTTACACCCAAAAAACCCCATCTACTTTTAAGATTAGTGTTCTCCTCCAAATGTTCTCCTGCTAAACATCTTAAGTGGACCGAAACGTGCTTTGTCACAGTTTGGGCGGAAAAGGTCATCAAAGCTGCAGCTCAGTGCCAGCTCACATGAGTATTTAGACTGAGAGAACATGAACATCATAAAGCTGTTAGTCTCtcctaaatgtttttaatacacCGAAGGCGCCAAGTCACTTGACCTGCGTGAGCCCTGATGCTCAGAGGCTTTCTGGCTGAGTGAGAAACATTAGTGGCCTCTGTTAATACAGGTGATTGTCAATACCAGAAGTGTCTCCTATACAGAACAAGCctttcatttgcaaaaattCTACATGTCACGTTTTTGTCCTTCCTTCCACCTTACGCAAAAGCATGGGCTTAATCTTATTTACAAACGTAGAGAAAGACAACATGGAAACATATTTTCCACTCAGAAATGATGGAGTGTGATGGAGATAACAAGGAAATCGAATATCCCCCAAAAGGTAAGATGTATTATAAAGTTTTGTAGCATCCGGCTTGACTGTTTATGTTCTAAAAATGTTGTCAGTGGAAATGAAGCCtattaaattcatgaaaattCAATTGTGCTCCTCaactccttatttttttttatctggggTTGGGTTTTCATTCTAACATAATTTATGGTTTGAACATTTAATCCAgtgattattttaaatttgtgcAAATGACCAATCGAAATGGCTGGGGCAGCATGCTTCAGAGGGAGAGGTTGATGGTTTTATTTGTCACCCAGGTGATATATCAAGTATCCTTGAGCAAGCTACAAAAGACCACCAGATGCTGCGTCATCTGAAAGTAGATGAAAATGGAAAGGTGCCTAAACAAGTGTAAATCCATTCATCATGAGCGCTAAGGTTGGTTAGTTTTCTAGGAATATTGGTATGTCAGCTaatgcagacaaaaaaatgattgcacTACAATGTTACTAATGAAAGTCCGCTTAGTGACATAACACGACAGACTACACACAATACCgctttacttgtttatttttcaaacaaatatttacaatGGCTTAATAACTTTCATTTATGTCAATACAGAAGAAAGTGTCCTTTTAATGCTAAGagacatatgtatacatacccAGGCACGTGTTTTGTAAAACAATAGTTAATAATTATATCATAATTGGGCAAAGTGTTGCATTTTTGCTTTAAGAATATTTTCCTTTAATAGGAGAGAGGACTTATACATTCTGGTATGTTGCTACCATCTGATGGCCAACCTGTGAAACAACGTGCATCACGGCATCGTTCCATTGATCTGAGTCGATATTGCTCTCGGGGCCCAAACTGGTCACAGGGTCCAACTAGGCCCTAGTTGGACCCTAGTTACTAGGGGCTTTGCATACTCATGTATTGGGTTAGTTCTGATCTCATATTCGgtgtatgtgggttttttttagatagtaTATTAGAGAAAACCTTTTCTAAACAAATAGTTATATTTTCACTTGCATTCAGATTGCACATGTTCCTAGTCATCATTATCTAAAAAGTTAAATTACCATATTTCTTAGGGATATACCCTTATCTTGTGTTGCTTTTCAGCTTGATTTGACAAAGCTCAAGTCGACATAGTCACCAAACTCAGACAACACTGACCCCACCAGTTGTATATGCTTGCATATTAATTTTGTGCAGTGACAACACATTGCTATTGGTGGGTCCTTCATGCCCAACCACCAagtttcttgtttttatgtGGTGAAGGGATACTCacatagtatttaaaaaatgatttaaagctTGTTTTATGATGTATAATGGCCAAATGAAAGATATGAGAGTAACATCTATTTCTACAAGTCATCAAGCAATATTTGattgcaatattttatataattcGCACATCAAGAGCTTGTTCAGGCATGGATCATTTGTAACTTTGCATGAAAATGCCATGCGGGCACCTTCTGCTACCGGAGcaccaaaataaatcaaattctaTGCAGGTTCGAGGGAGAGGTACCTTTGTTGCTATGACAACGCCAGCTCTGTCTAGTGGTCTTTTGAACAGGGGTTGAGCCTATCAATTAAAAAGGAGTCATCATCAGATTTAGTCTTGAATGGCTTCCTAGATGTGATTATCATCTTTGGTAGTTGGGAACGAACTGATCAATTTGGGGTCTTAAATGACTACTTTATAAGTCACATTGTACATATTGTTAAGGTGCAATGGATAGAAACAAGATGTGGTGATTGACAGTTAACAAGAGGGTTTAAATATGAATTTAGGTGATTTTATAACAAACATAAAATGTGAACAGCAGCGTTGAAATCCAAATATTTGTGTTGTGGAATCTCTTCAATTCTAGTATATTGGAATATTCTTTGTGCCTTCAAGAAAACATATAAAACGTAGAGCTTACTAAGGAAGAATGGTCAAGTCAATATAAAACCTAAAGCCTTTGGAGCAGGGGTCAAAACTCCGGTCCTCAAGGGTACCTTTCCAGTATGATTTTCATGTCTCTCTCCTCAAAATAACCTGGTTCAAACTCATAAGCAAGGAGaaggaaaatacagaaaatagacTCGATAGGTACCCTCGCGAACCAGAGTTGGTGACCCATAGTATAGAGCCAGGTTGTCCAACTCATCTTTGTCGAAGGCAAAATTATAGTTATGATTTGCTTTGGCAGCCTATTACGTCAGTAAATCgtctaactaaaaaaataaaagaaaaatataataaatattctgCTTTCATttatatcaggggtggccaagtcttgTCCTCGAGAGTCCCTATCCAATCTGTTTTCCCTATCATCCTCCTATactacacctgaatcaaattatCAAGTCATCAGCAAGCTATCCAGAAACTTTATACCAATCCCGATTAttttattcaggtgtgttggtggagggagacatggaaaacagactggataggggctttCGATGAcgggagttggccacccctgatttatattatttacatttgtaaaatgtaaaagggGAAAACAGTGACtaatgtctttttgttgttgtttttcaagtgaaaacaaaaaaatagaaaaaataaactatgtttttttttttcaactgaacTGATCTCGCAATTGGCATCCGCTGTAAACACAGAATCTTAATTTTTACAGGCTTACAATTGAGTGAGTTTTCATTTGAATTGACTTGGGAAAACCTTGGTTTAACCATTGAAAACCATACTAGaactttttattgtcttttgaAATATTAAGGCCCTTAATAACTGAGGTGCAAATCTTACATGCAGCtttaatattgaattgaatgcttttaaatcatcattttacaagCATAATAATCATTATACAAGCAGCCTTGGTGCagttattggaaaaaaagaatttacAAATGGATTTTCAATCACAAAATCATAGAATTAACcatcaaaagaagaaaaataactgcATAGAAATGAATACTGTTGACACATTAAGGATGCAAAGGCTGGAAACAGTGTCCCTGTTCAATCTTGGAGGTGACGAGAGGGCTTCCTGAAGCAGACTCCTCCCTCAGAGAAAACATTCCAGCAAAGAGAAAGAAAGTGCACAAGGATAGGGGAAAATCTCCTCACCCCATGCTTACTTGGTGGACATTGAGTGCATGTAAGGAAGTTGTGAACCCCTAAGAGTGAAAACGGTTACACGGGAGCAATCAGAAAACAATGAAGCCTGTATTCATCCTGTTATTTTCTTCAACCTGGGTGCTGTGTGGAGCTCAGTTGTATTACCAGGGCCTGATGGACTATCTGGAGAACAGATTGTTGGCTATTGAGGTAATCGAATCCATTACCAGTTACCTATCATTGCCTGCATGCCGCATTTATTGTATGTTTACACAGCAGCAAATGACATATAATGACCATGAATTAATGCTCagtcaaaaaaacaatgaagaaaATGACAGGCTTGCAAAATGAAACGAAGCAATACACCTTCCACTTCTCCTCCTGAGTCTCATCTGGAAGCTTCTCTGAAATAGCCAGACATTGCATCTGATTTATCAGAGTGGGGGTAATTCCTAGCAAGGGGATTATTTTCTTAGGTTTGCTTTCCGTGTGGAAATTATTGGGCTGAATGTGTAATTTGTCTTTGGATGATGCCTGTCctggttagtttttttttcattcataacaGTGGCAATGCATAATTGGctattttaaaactgttttcaccatgaaataaaaaagggaaaagccaGTTCTTAATAAATAACAATTTCCCTTGAgtcaaaacaatccaaaaaattGTAGGAAATGCTCCGTAGCAATCATGACAAGTTCAAAGCTATGTATGACCTCACAATGGGCCAAGTGTCCTTACTAGAACAAACATATTCAGACACAAACATGAATGGTATAAATTGCTTTCCTGATCTACAGAGTATAACATGTCTCCGCATGTCAATAATTCCCAGGACCACATGCATCTGTGGCAAGAACAATCACGCCAATACCAAGTGGAGCTACAACATTTATATAAACAGTCCAATAAGACGATGGCGGGTTTAAAGAAGACGCACAGCGATCTCTCCGTGGATTTAGAAGCAGCAGCGATCCGGTTGGAGAGAGTGGAGAGAAATATGGACGTGGTGGGAAGTCAGATGTCTCCAAGGGCTTGTGCCAAACAGGCGGACCGAGTAGTAGAGCAAGGAGTGTGGAGCCAGGAAGAGAGCcgagatgaggaggaggaggactggAAGGAGTTGCCCTCCAGAGTTACTGGTGAGTTTCCTGCTTTGAAGACACCAATTTGTATACAGTATTTaaaagggaagaagaagaattgtCCTATTTGAATTGAAAAGTTGGTCATAGAATGATCAATGCAAAGTTTACATGAAAATTTTGCCTACACACtgcacagtggtacctctacttacacattcttctaaatgcaaaatatccagGTTACAAAAGCCTGGGTTCCTTATCCATGTGACTTTGACCCTCATTGGTCTTGAGTTTTTctgagtgtgcataacataatttCTTAGTTGATAAATTGTGTGGTTGGGAGCGTGTGTACGTATGCATACTCATACTGAATTTGAACCCCtgtaccccagagctgtgagggcgacgcgctaaccactctctcccagttttgtcaaattttaaaataaaaatgagatcaaaatcagatttctttttttttcatttgttgaaTTTCGTCAAAGCAATGAAACTAAATTCATTAATATTGTAATGAAGTGAAACTTGAGGCAGCATTGTACAGAACAGTCACGTGGTGCGTCGTTCTCTACAAAATGCACTGCAgggaaaataatcattaaattttGGATGCTTACCAAGTATTTCTAGCCaacttagtatttttttatagtgaGTTAATAGTATGTTTAAGTACTGCATGTGTTGATTTCAttataagactttttttttaaaattgcagcCCCATTTGTTGTCCAATATAGCTCTTTCAAAATTTTGGGTTTCCGACCCCCTGGTTAGTATCACCCAGCTGGCTTCCTAGACACGTGTGAGAGCTCTTGGGCAAGCGAGAGATAACAATGTAAACAAGGACCTTTGGGGggcagttttttccccccttttcaaCATTTCTATCTAATGAATTGAGGCAACAATGGAGAAGAATACTGGCAGTATCCTTGACctgtatgtcatttttattagGTCTTTTGGGGTTAGttttaagtaaaatattttcttattgctGGATTAATAAAGTATCTAAAATTTAACCAATGACTCAAGGATACAGTCATATGGCCCACAATATGTATTAATCTGACCTAACAACTCCTTTTATTATCAATAGTTGGATAATATTTGTCGCAATAAAATAGTAATATTTTAGGTACGTTATGAAAACTAAATTCTGCTTCAGTAGTCTTAAACGAGCCAGTTTTGGGTGATCATTTCAAAGGAAAAATAAGAAGACATTTCCGAATAATGAACATTTGTCTTTatgactcctgattccaagactCAGTGGAGTTGTTTAGAGGAACAATAGAACATGTTGATTCATTGAATCATATTAGTATTCATTTCActggaaaatgaaatgaaatataaaagaTGTCTTAATTGTTCCCAAGTGATGATGTCAGATCATAAACATTGTGAGGAACTATTAATGCAAAACGAACAATTTAGTGAATGCCTCGATAAAGCCAATAACACATGAAATGCAGCAAAATTTTAGGGTTTGGTTTCAGATCTACAATTTAGAATGAGGTTTTGCACACTCTATTAGAAGCAAACAGGATCAGAGCTCATTGGAGACATTGCGTCTATTGTGCCATGTCCTTTAAATGAACTGGTTTTCTTTGTAAGTAACTGACTTGGAAGGAGTAGTTTTTGTTGGAGAGCCTACTTTTTAATTTAGCTGCTGGTCATGTCTGTGGAGCCTCTTTTATCTAATATCGCTTTTATGTTCTACTCGTCGAAATCCATCGCCCCCCATCCCCCACCCCTCAGGACTTTTGAATTTGACTTTTTACCATAAATTTGCTGACTTCATGAGGGTACCAAGGGCAAGTTATGGCTAAATTCTCAAACATTCACAATGTTTTTGTCATAGTGAGAGCATTGTATTACAGACTCCTACAATACTTTTTATCCATGATTGATACATTAGTCATATTTTTGTCATCACAAAATATAGCCTCAATTGACCGCTTGCAAAAGCTCAGTTCTCCTTTGTTTTGGTTGTTGAGATGACAAGCCTCTGACAGATCGTGTTCattcaaatatgtatttgtgtaccAACACACATTTGTGAAGGTAACATCAGGTTCATAACATGAGAATTACTGTTATTAGTAAAGGTACTAAAAGTCAAAACAGATGAGGAGCAAATTGTCAGGAAGCCTCTTAACTGCAGGTCCTTGAGTCAGCCTTGACTTAAGTGTGAATACTCCAGGGTGTCCTGATACCTCTTTGTTTAGTCTAAACAAGACTTTCAGGAGCTAAGCTTGTATACTTCATTCCAAGAaagtatgaaaataataatgtgtgCATAAGTGAAAGCGAGCAAAGCATTCTTTCATTGCAAGGCCAAGCTTGTACTTTGTTGCaggcaaatgtataataaaaagAAGTACGAAAAACTCCTAGAAAATGTATATTACTTAAAACTCAGACTTGAAGCACTAATGCTTATATATCTCAAGAACATACCAAGAAATATAATTCCGATTCGTCCACAACTAACAAAGTGGAGCGACTATAGTTAGTGTAattaacaacacaaaaaaacaaagtgaagaAGCCCATCATCAGGAAGAAATCCAATCACTAACCAAGAATATATTTCCCTACAAAAATAAGCAAAAGTTCACTGTGTACAACTTAACTAGCATTGTTTAATAATTTAGCCCACATTGACACTTTTAACTCTTGTTCTGCGCAGACTGTTTGGAGATCGTCTCTTCCATCCGATCTATGAAAATTCTGAAGCGAGCGGGCGTTTCAAAAGGCGTCTGGCTCCGAGACCCCCGGTCATCCAAAGTGTATGTGTTTAATGGGACAATGGGAGACACCATCTACCAATTCCAGTCTGTCAAGGAGTTTGCAAGCTCTTCTGGGGTTACCCTCGGTCATCCAATCAAGTTGCCGTCTGACTGGAGAGGTGCTGGTGTTGCACTTTTCAATGGGTTTCTGTATTACATCCAACAGGGAGAAGACATGCATGTTGTCAGATATGATCTCCTTCGTAGTGAGCTGACGGACGTAGCCATTCTTCCTGTAGGGAGCCGAGCTGCTGTTTACAGCCTCAACCCAGAGACGGTAGCAGACCTCGCAGTGGACAACCAAGGCCTTTGGCTTCTTTATGCCAGCGATGAGAATGAACCGAACATCAACCTGGCAAAAATGGATCCCGTCTCACTGGATATTGAGCAAATCTGGGACACTCGCTGCCCAAGGGAGAACTCAGAGGCGGCCTTTGTTGTCTGCGGCGTTGTCTACGTTGTCTACAATACTCAGCTTGCCAGTCGTTCCCGGCTTCAGTGTGTTTTCGATGTCAATGACAAGGTGGTGAGTGAGGAAGAGCCACTTTTCTATTTCCCACGACGGTATGGGTCACATGCTAGTCTAAAGTATAACCCTGACGAGAAACAGATCTACAGCTGGGACGATGGCTACCAAATCCTTTACAGACTGACTACCAAGAGGAAATTGCTGGTTTGAGACTTTAGAGATGTGTTGTAATATATGATCACTGTCACACATTCCAGTTGAAAcagattggactttttttggcGTCAAAAAGAACATACAATTGCTTGTTTTTCAACAATTACAGACATATACGTAATCGAAAAATATGTACTTTTCTTTACGTCCCCgcattatttaaaaattgtattcaaaAGATTTTCATTAAATATTGTTGATATACTATTAATGCACCACAACACTGAAATGCcaattcatttacattttttgagtGCCCTTGTAGTATAAACCTGGATTTGGCATTCTCGACTAATGTTTACATTGGCTTGTCCTTATTCCACAAAAACAAACCGGTTTGCATAAATCCTTtaataaaaaaggcaaaataatgTCACAGAAACCAAACATCACAACCCATGGAAGGAAAACAACAGTTTCCGACAGTGACAACTCAGGATTGATGACATGTCAATTATTACAAGAGTGAACAAGTATTCTTTACATGTTAATTTTATcaataacatttcaaaatggtcaaaaatccaaaatattctggaaaaaaaatcacgatGTATTTACAACTCAAAAGAAATAATTTGCGAGAGGGTGGCAACATGAAGTAAAGTAAATTCACAATACCAACAACAAACAACCGTAACTGCAAGTGTGAATGAGTAATTTATAATTGTGTTTCCCAACTGCTGTGATGCAGCACATTGGTGTGCCATGGGAAATTACCTTGCAAAAAGTCATCCATTGTAATATTCCaagaaaaatattgtaatattatgaggTCAAAATTGAAGCataacaaacaataacccaTAATCtattattacaagattcaaaatGTAATACTACAAGAATAAGTCgttttgtttattatatttaaagTAACGCGAACCGGATATTGTTCGGAATCCGCTGACTTCAACTTTTGTCGACCTGACGTAACCCTTCCAGGAACAGTGGTTACTGCACTGGACATCCGCTTAAAGGTCACCATTAGCTTAACTCATTCACCACCACACATActctttttgtatgttttgtggGAGCTATTAAAACAGAGGAATTCCTATTTTTTATGATCGCTTCCAGTCCTTGGCAGTACAAAATGTCCAGGGATTATTTTACTTAtaattgtttatattttgtgACTACTTATGGCCTTATTTGTAAATGTGtggatttttgtatttattcatttttaaacatatcGAAAATGGATGCttggaaatattttaaatagtttttttcgcTGCCTATCGGAAAAAAATGGGTGGGCAAAACTAACAGTGCAATTCAAAATGAAATTGGGGTGCAAAATGTTGGCCGTATATATGCGATCTTGTCCTATTGaagtataataaaaatatttttaaaatatgcagTACAAAAGAGTTAAAGgacttttttctctatttttctgCAAACAATTTCCTATTGAGAAATGAGAGTGAATTGTAGTGTATTTTAGTCTTATGGCACagtagttacattttttttctccgtatTTGACAGTTCTTAGCATGAAAATGCTTGTACAGCTAATAAATCATTAAGTGCTTTTTGGTGGTGACTATAGGATTGTTTTGATAAAAGAAGTTGAATGTCAACCATGGTAAAAGAGTGCACTTTTTGTTAACAGTTTTTAGTAGATCATATTGTATTCATGATATCAAACAAGGTGAAACAAAATGCTTTCTCTTGTCTCAGTTATGATAAGGTTATGACATGGAAAATTATGTAATTCAAATTAGTTCATGGTTACGTAGTACATAAATTCACCTTATTATGTAAGCCTGACTTTGTTACAATTAGACATACTGTGtaaatgtttattcattttctgcaccgcttaacctcacaagggtcgcagagagtgctggagcttatgccagctgacttcaggcaccaggcaTAGGACAccacccaatcacagggaacgaggagatggacaaccattcatgctcacactcatacctgcgGGCAATTTACATTGTTC is from Stigmatopora nigra isolate UIUO_SnigA chromosome 1, RoL_Snig_1.1, whole genome shotgun sequence and encodes:
- the olfml3a gene encoding olfactomedin-like protein 3B, encoding MKPVFILLFSSTWVLCGAQLYYQGLMDYLENRLLAIEDHMHLWQEQSRQYQVELQHLYKQSNKTMAGLKKTHSDLSVDLEAAAIRLERVERNMDVVGSQMSPRACAKQADRVVEQGVWSQEESRDEEEEDWKELPSRVTDCLEIVSSIRSMKILKRAGVSKGVWLRDPRSSKVYVFNGTMGDTIYQFQSVKEFASSSGVTLGHPIKLPSDWRGAGVALFNGFLYYIQQGEDMHVVRYDLLRSELTDVAILPVGSRAAVYSLNPETVADLAVDNQGLWLLYASDENEPNINLAKMDPVSLDIEQIWDTRCPRENSEAAFVVCGVVYVVYNTQLASRSRLQCVFDVNDKVVSEEEPLFYFPRRYGSHASLKYNPDEKQIYSWDDGYQILYRLTTKRKLLV